ACCATTTTAAACACCACCCGAATTTTAAGATATCGGGGATTCTGGCAAAAACAAAACAGGTCAAAGCAGCTTGTGGAAAGAATTGCTGACTAAATTCCGATGATGTGAACGGATCAAAAATTGTTATAAAAAAATGCCAGTCTTTATCGATCATTGTAGTACCCTGCCTTCTTTTCTTTGAAATGTTGGTGGGGTGCTTTTTTGTTATATCGATTTTGTTATTGTCGGTTAGATTAAATATGTTGACTAATAATAAAGATCGCGGTTAAATATGAATAGACTTAAATTTTGGGCAATAAGTGAGTGAAAAATACAATGCTTATTACAAATTAATTCGCAAGCTGATTAAGAAATTTTTTAAATTGTCACCATTAAACATAACCGACATTTTTTTGCGGATGTTTGGAAAAGTGCGGTAATGGTGGTAAAATAAAGATTAAGGTTTAGTAATGGGACTGCTTTAAAAATAAATTGATCTGAGGTGGCAAAAATAACAACAATAATGGATATTCCAAATATGATATTAATCGGTTCGACGGCGAGAAATAGTGGAAAAACAACATTAGCTGTTTCAATCATTGAAAGATATAAAAATGAAATGCCAGTATATGCAATCAAAATAACAACAATTGCTGAAAAAAATGGAAAGTGTATTCACGGGGGAAGTGATTGCGGAGTATGTTCAAATCTGAAAGATAATTATGAAATAACAGAAGAAAAAAAGTCGGATGGGATCAAAGATACATCGCTGCTCTTAGCCAGCGGAGCGCATCAGGTTTATTGGTTGAAGGTCGTCAAAGAGCATTTAAAGGAAGGGATTAATGCGGTGATTGCCCGGATACCTGAAAACGCCCTGATTGTTTGTGAATCAAACAGTTTAAGAAAAGTGGTGCATCCCGGTTTTTTTGTTATTGTTAAAAATACCAAAGTGGGAGCCATCAAAAAATCAGCCAGCGAAGTTTGGGATCAGGCAGATTTTGTTTTTGACAACAATTTCACCGATGATTTTGCAGAAATTACCAGCGAGATTGACCGCCGAATCGGTCAAAAGCGAATACCTTTATTTCCCGCTAAAGTGATTTGATCAAAAAAACGCATCGCGGGACCCGAAAAAATTTATTTTTTGTTAGTGATGGACAAGAGATTTTTTTTAAGCACGTGTTGATAGTCTTCCGGGGTATTAATGTTGGCGGCAATCTGATCGTTGTTGTTAATATCAAAAATCGAATAGTCATATTGATCAATGAGACGAAATACCGAAGCAGAACCGTTTTTAATAAGGGGGTATATTTTCTGGTAACTGCTGGCGGGATAAATACCAATCAGTGGTTCGATTCGATCATTTTGGCGTAATAAGGTGAGTTCATTTTTGTTTTCAAAATGATAATCAATTAATGAAGTGATTACTTGTTCGGTGAGTTGAGGAACATCAACACAGAGGACAAAACAATATGGGTGTTTAGCCACTTTAAAAGAGGAATATAGTCCCCCCAAAGGCCCACGATTTATAAATTCGTCCATCACCGGTGTGATCGATGCGGTTTTGTGGGGGTAACCGGAAATAATGATATCTGTAAAACCAAGTTTTTGAGCTTTGGTGATTAGGGTTTCAAGAAAGGTTTGACCATTAAAGTCGAGCTCAGCTTTGTTTACCCCCATACGACTGCTTTTACCACCAGCCAAAATTAGAAACGAAAGTTCGAAATATTGCATATAAATCCTCTTTCTAAAAAGTTTATTAGTTAATAGGTGTTTGCGAAATTAAAAAACATCGAACAACGGTTGCTTTGGGTGCAGTTTCCACAAACGATTTCGTAACGTGTAGGCGAACAGTGTAGAAATTGTTTCGTGGAAACTGGGCCCAAAGCCCATGGCACTTTCGCAATTCCTACTTATTAGTTAATTATGAAAGGGTTTGGTTTTGATAAAAGTGGTAGACAATTTATTATAAGGAAGATAATGCGCTGAAGTCAAGAATAAGCTGGAATAGTTATTACTATTTTTAAATGAGGTAGTGCGATTGTAATAACATCATAACAAGAAATCAGGTTTTATAAAAGGAACTGATTATTAAACAATAAAACGGCTGCCTTGAGCGAAGAATGGAAGCGTTTACTTGACAAATATAAGATAAAAGTGTATCATATAACAATAAACATGTACACACATGTTACACAGGTTTCGATGAGTCGATTTTTAAAAAGAAAGGGTATTATATATGTTGGATTTAAAGGTTTTAACGCAAGCTGTTGGAGATTTAGAAGAAGATGATGTAATGGAATTATTGAATGATTTTGTAGCTGAAAATCCATCTGAAGCTGAAGCACAAGAAGCTGTTGCCGCTTGTCAGGGCGGTATGGCAATTGTGGGGGATCTTTTTGAAAAAGGTGAATATTTTGTTGGGGACCTGATTTTTGCAGGTGAGTTACTAACCGAAGCAATTAACCTCTTAAAACCTGTCTTAGGAAGTGAAAATACGGCTGTAACAGGTAAGATTGTAATTGGAACTGTGCATGGTGATTTACATGATATCGGAAAAAATATTTTTAAGAGTATGTCAGAAGCGGCCGGATTTGAAGTGATTGATTTGGGAATTGATGTCGCTCCGGAAATTTTTGTTGAAAAAGCGAAAGAATGTCAACCAACGATTATTGGATTGAGTGGCGTGTTAACTTTAGCGATTGATTCTATGAAAGAAACAGTAGATGCTTTAAAAGCGGCGGGTGTTGATGCTAAAGTCATTATTGGCGGAAATCCAGTGACTAAAGAATCCTGTGCGTATGTTGGTGCTGATGAATTCACAACCAATGCCGCTGAAGGGGTTAAAATTTGTCAGGGATGGGCATAAATAAGAATTTTAACGGAAGATAATTGAATAGTTAATCAATTAAAAAGATAAAAAGTTTAAAATAGAAAGATAAAAAGAAGAGAATTAAACTCATCTTTTTATCTTTTTTCTTTAATCAAAATGAAAGTCTATTTTAAATTAATCAAGCTGATTTCATTAATGAAATCAAAGATATGTAGAGATTTGTATATACAGGTCGATATAAGTATGGTATAATTTCGACAAACGATTTCAGGAAAATGGTGAAAATATTTGATTTGTAATTACTTACGACAATAATTATACAAACAAAATTGATAGCAGGATACTAATTTAGTAACTTTTACACTGCCTAAATTAAAGAGTAAAGCTACTAAATTCAGAAATAAAAAAATGTAATTTTATCTCGATTAGACCATTATCAAAAAAAAAATTTTAGGTTATAATATAGTAATAATAACAAAATAACATACTAGAAATTCCGGGTGTGATCATTAATTGAGGTAATAAGGCGGGAACTAGATATGTCGCAGGTAATCAATTTACACCTTTAAGGGAGTTGAACTTAACTTATGAAACAAAGCATTGTAAGATCTATTGAAGGATTATAT
This is a stretch of genomic DNA from Acetobacterium woodii DSM 1030. It encodes these proteins:
- the mobA gene encoding molybdenum cofactor guanylyltransferase, yielding MQYFELSFLILAGGKSSRMGVNKAELDFNGQTFLETLITKAQKLGFTDIIISGYPHKTASITPVMDEFINRGPLGGLYSSFKVAKHPYCFVLCVDVPQLTEQVITSLIDYHFENKNELTLLRQNDRIEPLIGIYPASSYQKIYPLIKNGSASVFRLIDQYDYSIFDINNNDQIAANINTPEDYQHVLKKNLLSITNKK
- a CDS encoding cobalamin B12-binding domain-containing protein translates to MLDLKVLTQAVGDLEEDDVMELLNDFVAENPSEAEAQEAVAACQGGMAIVGDLFEKGEYFVGDLIFAGELLTEAINLLKPVLGSENTAVTGKIVIGTVHGDLHDIGKNIFKSMSEAAGFEVIDLGIDVAPEIFVEKAKECQPTIIGLSGVLTLAIDSMKETVDALKAAGVDAKVIIGGNPVTKESCAYVGADEFTTNAAEGVKICQGWA